A genomic segment from Campylobacter sp. MG1 encodes:
- the ileS gene encoding isoleucine--tRNA ligase — protein MDYKDTLLLPNTTFEMRANLYENEKKSFEKFSSFAYAQLRDKKAPKFILHDGPPYANGHLHIGHALNKILKDMINKTRYFLANNSISYTPGWDCHGLPIEQQVEIKLKDKNPSIKEIHDACTEHAKEFIGIQMKEFKDLGIIGDFDKPYLTMDFKFEANIYKTLLEVAKNGLLIQRSKPVYWSWAAKSALAEAEVEYEDKEDYSIFVAFKLNDDAKAKLKSLGANDSILNNARAVIWTTTPWTLPANKAIALNKDELYVLGENGLIVAKKRLEDLAEFNIKPVLEFKGDFLENTNALNPLNNNLSQFITGEHVLMDGGSGLVHTAPGHGEYDYYACLRYNIEVEMPVGDDGCYDENIKRLVPNKPELLGMHVFKANEVIIELLGESLLKCSKFIHSYPFCWRTHKPIIYRATKQFFIAMDKEFYNGMTLRELAQKSLDEVSFYPKAGRNRIGTMISNRPDWCISRQRSWGVPLAFFNDKSGNLIMDFELYEHLASIFEKEGVRVWWQKDIKDLLPANSKYKADELEKVTDILDVWFDSGSTFNAVLASGNYDIKTTQADMYLEGSDQHRGWFQSSLLLSVILNKQAPYKAVLTHGFTVDEKGRKMSKSLGNVIAPEQIAKNYGLEIFRLYITLCDYSTDVKLGESILKQTSEQYRKIRNTIRFLLANTSDLKAYNYNFSDLDKMILNKANNVFELYKKSFLEYDFAKGMNALCTFLSADLSGVYLDICKDSLYCDAKEDSKRTASITAMALILKKLLVLLAPVLTHTTNEACEHANKFILGDIKSIFDLEDFDFASKITPSKNDYEYLLKTRVKFYEQIDILKKDKIIKSTLELNLATNDEVILNYEEAADFYSLSKIEALNNNEALASFEIDNKTYKIIKSNLCKCPRCWKYLSLSEESLCPRCERVLK, from the coding sequence ATGGATTATAAAGATACATTATTATTACCCAATACTACTTTTGAGATGAGAGCAAATCTTTATGAAAACGAGAAAAAAAGTTTTGAAAAATTTTCATCATTTGCATACGCACAATTAAGAGATAAAAAAGCACCTAAATTTATCCTACACGATGGCCCTCCTTATGCTAACGGGCATTTACACATAGGTCATGCTTTAAATAAAATCTTAAAAGATATGATTAATAAAACTAGATATTTTCTAGCTAATAATTCAATTTCATATACTCCTGGTTGGGATTGCCATGGTTTGCCTATTGAACAACAAGTTGAAATCAAATTAAAAGATAAAAATCCAAGTATAAAAGAAATTCACGACGCTTGCACTGAACACGCAAAAGAATTCATAGGTATTCAAATGAAAGAATTTAAAGACTTAGGAATAATTGGAGATTTTGACAAGCCTTATTTGACTATGGATTTTAAATTTGAAGCAAATATTTATAAAACTCTTTTAGAAGTAGCTAAAAATGGTTTATTAATTCAAAGAAGTAAGCCAGTTTATTGGAGTTGGGCTGCTAAAAGTGCTTTAGCTGAAGCAGAAGTTGAATATGAAGATAAAGAAGATTATTCAATTTTCGTAGCATTCAAACTAAACGATGATGCAAAAGCAAAACTTAAATCTTTAGGAGCAAATGATAGTATTTTAAACAACGCAAGAGCTGTTATTTGGACTACTACTCCTTGGACTTTACCAGCAAATAAAGCAATCGCATTAAATAAAGATGAGCTATATGTTTTAGGAGAAAATGGTCTTATCGTAGCTAAAAAAAGATTAGAAGATTTAGCAGAATTTAATATTAAACCTGTGCTTGAGTTTAAAGGAGATTTTTTAGAAAATACAAACGCATTAAATCCTTTAAACAATAATCTATCTCAATTCATAACAGGAGAGCATGTTTTAATGGATGGCGGTAGTGGTTTAGTTCATACTGCACCAGGACACGGAGAATATGATTATTATGCTTGTTTAAGATACAATATTGAAGTAGAAATGCCTGTAGGAGATGATGGTTGTTATGATGAAAATATCAAAAGATTAGTGCCAAATAAACCTGAATTATTAGGAATGCATGTATTTAAAGCAAATGAAGTAATTATTGAATTATTGGGCGAAAGTCTTTTAAAATGCTCTAAATTTATACACTCATATCCATTTTGCTGGAGAACTCATAAACCAATAATTTATAGAGCTACTAAACAATTTTTCATAGCTATGGATAAAGAATTTTACAATGGTATGACTTTAAGAGAATTAGCTCAAAAATCACTTGATGAAGTAAGTTTTTATCCAAAAGCAGGAAGAAATAGAATAGGAACTATGATTAGTAATAGACCTGATTGGTGTATTTCAAGACAACGCTCTTGGGGTGTGCCTTTAGCATTCTTTAATGATAAATCAGGGAATTTGATTATGGATTTTGAACTTTACGAACACCTTGCAAGCATATTTGAAAAAGAAGGCGTAAGAGTATGGTGGCAAAAAGATATTAAAGATTTATTACCAGCTAATTCAAAATATAAAGCAGATGAATTAGAAAAAGTTACTGATATTTTAGATGTTTGGTTTGATAGTGGCTCTACATTTAACGCTGTTTTAGCTAGTGGAAATTACGATATCAAAACAACTCAAGCTGATATGTATTTAGAAGGAAGCGACCAACATCGTGGGTGGTTTCAAAGCTCATTGTTATTAAGCGTTATTTTAAACAAACAAGCACCTTATAAAGCAGTTTTAACTCACGGATTTACCGTTGATGAAAAAGGTAGAAAAATGAGTAAAAGTCTAGGCAATGTAATAGCGCCAGAACAAATTGCAAAAAATTATGGCTTAGAAATCTTTAGACTTTATATAACATTATGTGATTATTCAACTGATGTTAAATTAGGTGAAAGTATATTAAAGCAAACTAGCGAGCAATATAGAAAAATAAGAAATACAATAAGATTTTTATTAGCAAATACTAGCGATTTAAAAGCTTATAATTATAATTTCAGTGATTTAGACAAAATGATTTTAAATAAAGCTAATAATGTGTTTGAACTTTACAAAAAATCATTCTTAGAATATGATTTCGCTAAAGGTATGAATGCACTTTGCACATTTTTAAGTGCTGATTTAAGCGGTGTTTATCTTGATATTTGTAAGGATAGCTTGTATTGTGATGCTAAAGAAGATAGCAAAAGAACAGCGTCAATTACTGCAATGGCTTTAATACTTAAAAAATTATTAGTTTTACTAGCACCTGTATTAACTCATACTACAAATGAAGCTTGTGAACACGCAAACAAATTTATATTAGGCGATATTAAGAGTATTTTTGATTTAGAAGATTTTGATTTTGCTAGTAAAATCACACCTAGCAAAAACGATTATGAATATTTATTAAAAACTCGTGTTAAATTCTACGAGCAAATTGATATATTGAAAAAAGATAAAATAATCAAAAGCACATTAGAGCTAAATCTAGCTACTAATGATGAAGTGATATTAAATTATGAAGAAGCAGCTGATTTTTATTCATTAAGTAAAATTGAAGCTTTAAATAATAACGAAGCTTTGGCAAGTTTTGAAATTGATAATAAAACATACAAAATCATAAAATCAAATCTATGCAAATGCCCTAGATGTTGGAAATACTTAAGCCTAAGCGAAGAAAGCTTATGTCCTAGATGCGAAAGGGTGTTAAAATGA
- a CDS encoding CinA family protein, producing the protein MKHLLIYFTKDLSFNEYFCSWVNRKLSSKNLTPDTIIKLNNNDSKLNTLLDINYNKYGLITIITDEYSFSTINKILATLKECELILINDEFIVEKYIKYQKDSVLLELNNVSINIIKTNIFEFPEILHNNKTNYDFLIHDEMSNVEILLTTSVKPYNIELSIYPLLSNLLYVKVNTSEYSDEVGFLASIRSLFNKKVIFTNNLYQYIGQVLNLQNQTISFAESCTGGLLASNFTKIDGISSVYKGSLITYSNEYKKAWLNVKDENLDNGMVYSNECAVSMASGVLSLTKSNYAISCTGVLGSDDLGTKSGTVYICAIKDDGKQLCKTLNLKGDRIYMQEQCALECALLLCELEKELFFE; encoded by the coding sequence ATGAAACATTTATTAATATATTTTACAAAAGATTTGAGTTTTAATGAATATTTTTGTTCTTGGGTCAATAGAAAATTATCATCTAAAAATTTAACACCTGATACAATAATAAAATTAAATAATAATGATTCTAAACTAAATACATTACTAGATATAAACTATAATAAATATGGTTTAATAACAATAATTACAGATGAATACTCGTTTTCAACAATCAATAAAATTCTAGCTACCTTAAAAGAATGTGAACTAATATTAATAAATGATGAATTTATAGTTGAAAAATATATAAAATATCAAAAAGATAGTGTTTTACTTGAATTAAACAATGTATCAATAAATATAATAAAAACTAATATTTTTGAATTTCCAGAAATTTTACATAATAATAAAACAAATTATGATTTTTTAATACACGATGAAATGAGTAATGTGGAAATATTATTAACTACAAGTGTTAAACCATACAATATAGAATTAAGTATATATCCACTATTAAGTAATTTATTATATGTAAAAGTCAATACTAGTGAATATTCTGATGAGGTCGGTTTTTTAGCATCAATTAGATCATTGTTTAATAAAAAAGTAATTTTTACAAACAATTTATATCAATATATAGGACAAGTTTTAAATTTACAAAATCAAACTATAAGCTTTGCTGAAAGTTGTACTGGTGGATTATTAGCAAGTAATTTTACAAAAATTGATGGAATAAGTAGTGTATATAAAGGAAGTTTGATAACATATTCAAATGAATATAAAAAAGCATGGCTAAATGTAAAAGATGAAAATTTAGACAATGGTATGGTTTATTCTAATGAATGTGCTGTATCAATGGCAAGTGGGGTTTTAAGCCTTACAAAATCAAACTACGCCATAAGCTGCACAGGAGTTTTAGGTTCGGATGATTTGGGGACTAAGAGTGGAACAGTTTATATTTGTGCTATAAAAGATGATGGAAAACAACTTTGTAAAACTCTAAATTTAAAAGGTGATAGAATTTATATGCAAGAGCAATGTGCCTTAGAATGTGCTTTGCTTTTATGCGAATTAGAAAAGGAATTATTCTTTGAGTGA
- a CDS encoding uroporphyrinogen-III synthase — protein MSEIYVVGLKEKTNIQSIFVNEIIFKDFFINLDDFSNIIFTSKNAIKSCIQNNLNLKNKKIFCIGEKTAEYLKKINLEAFYTGKTAHAKDFKNEILQLLKYEKCIYFRAKEIISDLDDFLIKNNIDLTSVIAYENIRLKTPLDNNFIPFNKKLKNDDILIFLAPSGVRDFLYHFKFIPTNIISIGKSTQNELKKNNINSITPNYPSLENCLNLAYSLKS, from the coding sequence TTGAGTGAAATTTATGTTGTAGGTTTAAAAGAAAAAACAAATATACAAAGTATTTTCGTTAATGAGATTATATTTAAAGATTTTTTTATTAATTTAGATGATTTTTCAAACATTATATTTACTAGTAAAAATGCAATAAAATCTTGTATTCAAAATAATTTAAATTTAAAAAATAAAAAAATATTTTGCATTGGAGAAAAAACTGCTGAATATTTAAAAAAAATAAATTTAGAAGCATTTTATACTGGAAAAACTGCCCATGCAAAAGATTTTAAAAATGAAATATTACAATTATTAAAATATGAAAAATGTATTTATTTTAGAGCCAAAGAAATAATTAGCGACTTAGACGATTTTTTAATAAAAAATAATATAGATTTAACAAGTGTAATAGCATATGAAAATATAAGGCTAAAAACACCACTTGATAATAATTTTATACCATTTAATAAGAAATTAAAAAATGATGATATTTTAATATTTTTAGCACCTTCTGGTGTAAGAGATTTTTTATATCATTTTAAATTTATTCCTACAAATATCATATCTATAGGAAAAAGCACTCAAAATGAACTCAAAAAAAATAATATAAACTCAATTACACCAAACTACCCTAGCCTTGAAAATTGTCTAAATTTAGCTTACTCACTTAAGTCCTAA
- a CDS encoding adenosylmethionine--8-amino-7-oxononanoate transaminase: MQSDELIKLDLAHIWHPCTQMKEHEFVPLIPIKRAKGMKLYDFDDNCYLDCVSSWWVNLFGHSNDYINGKIKEQLEQLEHVILAGFSHESIIKLSSRLINLLPKPLNKCFYADNGSSAVEVALKMSFHKNLLQGKLKPNFLSLSNSYHGETIAALSVSDVDLYKKTYKELLINCIKTPVPINDDFAKELNTLNEILEKNSKNISAFIIEPLIQCAGNMHMYSKDYIKKACELAKSYDIDIIFDEIAVGFGRSGTMFALEQCGVIPDFLCLSKGLTGGYLPLSVVITNDDVYNEFYAPYETYKAFLHSHSYTGNALACAAANATLDIFKNDNVINKNKEKSAYILKNWLMLNEFKNVKNIRNQGMVFAFDILHQNPRFGKEVFLKGLKKGLLLRPLANTIYLMPPYIISYDEIDYICSSIREILLELGLK, encoded by the coding sequence ATGCAAAGTGATGAATTAATTAAACTTGACTTAGCACATATTTGGCACCCTTGCACTCAAATGAAAGAGCACGAGTTTGTCCCATTAATACCGATAAAGAGAGCAAAAGGAATGAAATTATATGATTTTGATGATAATTGTTATCTTGATTGCGTGTCTTCTTGGTGGGTTAATCTTTTTGGACATAGTAATGATTATATAAATGGTAAAATTAAAGAACAATTAGAACAATTAGAACATGTAATTTTAGCTGGTTTTTCACATGAAAGTATAATTAAGTTATCATCAAGGTTGATAAATTTATTACCTAAACCTTTAAATAAATGTTTTTACGCTGATAATGGTTCAAGTGCTGTTGAGGTGGCACTTAAGATGAGTTTTCATAAAAATTTATTACAAGGAAAATTAAAACCAAATTTTTTATCTTTATCTAATTCTTATCATGGAGAAACTATAGCAGCACTTAGTGTTAGCGATGTAGATTTATATAAAAAAACTTACAAGGAATTGCTTATTAATTGTATAAAAACCCCAGTTCCTATTAATGATGATTTTGCTAAAGAATTAAATACTTTAAATGAAATTTTAGAAAAAAATTCAAAAAATATAAGTGCTTTTATAATTGAACCATTAATTCAATGCGCTGGAAATATGCATATGTATTCTAAAGATTATATTAAAAAAGCTTGTGAATTAGCAAAATCTTATGATATTGATATTATTTTTGATGAAATTGCAGTTGGGTTTGGAAGAAGTGGTACTATGTTTGCATTAGAGCAATGCGGTGTAATTCCTGATTTTTTATGCCTTAGCAAAGGTTTAACTGGTGGATATTTACCACTTAGTGTTGTAATTACTAATGATGATGTTTATAATGAATTTTATGCACCATATGAAACATATAAAGCATTTTTACACTCTCATAGCTACACAGGGAATGCACTTGCTTGTGCAGCTGCAAATGCAACGCTTGACATATTTAAAAATGATAATGTGATTAATAAAAATAAAGAAAAATCAGCTTATATTCTTAAAAATTGGTTGATGCTAAATGAATTTAAAAATGTAAAAAATATAAGAAATCAAGGAATGGTTTTTGCATTTGATATTTTACATCAAAATCCTAGATTTGGTAAAGAAGTGTTTTTAAAAGGTCTTAAAAAAGGCTTATTACTTCGCCCATTAGCAAATACTATTTATTTAATGCCACCATACATTATAAGCTATGATGAAATTGATTATATATGTTCTAGTATAAGAGAAATTTTGCTTGAATTAGGACTTAAGTGA